Within the Herbaspirillum sp. RTI4 genome, the region GAAGGGAACCGCCCAGGCCGGCGACAGTTGCGTGCCATCCAGCTCAGCTGCGAGGCATAAGCCCGGCAGCATGGTAAAAACGAGTAAGAGCAAAGCGAATATTTTTTTATGCACTGAAATTCCTGATTGAAATAAAAAACAGAGGTTTTACGCAAAAAGCCGCTGGCTAGCGCATTGTCGCAGGCAGTATAAGTATCACGGAAAGGCGATGGAACAACGCCAGCGGGCTTTTGCGTAAGTCCTAAACAAAGAGGTCTCGGCCAGAGCCAGATAACAATGCATTTGTGAGTGCGGATGCGCGGCAGACATTGACTGCCTGCCCGCCCAAAAAAACGGTGCCGGCTAAGACAAGGAGCGGCAAGAACGATAGCCGACGGTAAACCAGACTGAAATACGGCGCAAGGACAAAGCAAAACCGCGCCCGGGAAATTGATTTCTCATATTTGCTTATAGTGAAACGGTATATCGCAGATTTGTGAGAAAGGTCGAATTGTCTTAAAATACAAGGCTTTGCGTGATTTTGCACTGGCCTCGCACAAATAAGCGCACGAGTAGGTGCACAAGTAGGTGCACAACTAAGCGCCCGGTGAGTAGTCAGTGGTAGCCGGCGAGCATGGCTCTTCTGCCTCATAATCCGTACCAGGATCGTTGATACAGTTCAGTACAATGGAGCAGCAACGCGTCATAGTGCCACTGTTTGCAATGCGGTTTGCCATTGAAGTTAAGAAAAATTTATAGAAGGATTGTTATGACTCACGTTGTGACCGAATCGTGCATTCGCTGCCGTTATACGGATTGCGTCGATGTATGCCCGGTTGATTGTTTCCGCGAAGGGCCGAATTTCCTCTCCATCGATCCTGACGAATGCATCGACTGTGCCGTCTGCGTGGCCGAATGCCCGGTCAATGCCATTTATGCAGAAGAAGACGTCCCGGCCGATCAGCAAGAATTCATCAAGTTGAATGAGCAATTGTCGCGCAACTGGCCTTCCATCACCAAAACCAAACCGGCCCTGTCCGATGCGGAAGAGTGGAAAGACGTCACGCACAAGCTGGAATTCCTCCAGCGCTAAATTCAAGCCAGGTTAAGCACCCCCGTTATTGAGAAAAACCGTCCTGATCGCATGGCTGAAGAT harbors:
- the fdxA gene encoding ferredoxin FdxA, yielding MTHVVTESCIRCRYTDCVDVCPVDCFREGPNFLSIDPDECIDCAVCVAECPVNAIYAEEDVPADQQEFIKLNEQLSRNWPSITKTKPALSDAEEWKDVTHKLEFLQR